In the Kineosporiaceae bacterium genome, one interval contains:
- a CDS encoding aminotransferase class IV, with the protein MTTTVWIDGQVMDAAAARVGALDHGLTVGDGVFETCKVLHGEVFALSRHLRRLERSAAVLGLTCPAPEVVRAATTQLLVARPSLPLGRLRITLTGGAGPLGSDRGDAAPTLVLAISAASPWPDRIAAVTVPWARNEHSAVAGAKTTSYAENVVALQRAHDQGAHEALLPNTAGNLCEGTGSNVVLDLDGVLVTPPLSSGCLAGITRELFLEWAVADGLPVVERDVPVAALSRARDVLLTSSTRNVQQVQTMDGRPVPGSTLGRTAVELFERYAAKGMDP; encoded by the coding sequence ATGACCACGACGGTGTGGATCGACGGGCAGGTCATGGACGCCGCCGCGGCGCGGGTCGGCGCGCTCGATCACGGCCTGACCGTCGGCGACGGCGTGTTCGAGACCTGCAAGGTGCTCCACGGCGAGGTGTTCGCGCTCAGCCGCCATCTGCGCCGCCTGGAGCGCTCGGCCGCCGTCCTCGGGCTGACCTGCCCGGCTCCCGAGGTGGTCCGCGCCGCCACGACGCAGTTGCTGGTCGCTCGGCCATCGCTACCGCTGGGACGGTTGCGGATCACGCTCACCGGGGGAGCGGGGCCGCTCGGCTCCGACCGCGGCGACGCCGCGCCGACGCTGGTGCTGGCGATCAGCGCCGCCTCACCCTGGCCCGATCGGATCGCCGCGGTCACCGTGCCGTGGGCTCGCAACGAGCACTCGGCGGTCGCGGGCGCGAAGACCACCTCCTACGCCGAGAACGTGGTCGCGCTGCAGCGTGCCCACGACCAGGGCGCCCATGAGGCGCTGCTGCCGAACACGGCCGGCAACCTGTGCGAGGGCACCGGGTCGAACGTCGTCCTCGATCTGGACGGCGTGCTGGTCACCCCGCCGCTCAGCTCCGGGTGCCTGGCCGGTATCACCCGCGAGCTGTTCCTGGAGTGGGCGGTGGCCGATGGTCTGCCCGTGGTCGAGCGCGATGTGCCGGTGGCCGCGTTGTCTCGGGCGCGCGACGTCCTGCTGACCAGCTCGACGCGCAACGTGCAGCAGGTGCAGACCATGGATGGGCGCCCGGTGCCCGGCAGCACGCTGGGACGCACGGCTGTGGAGCTGTTCGAGCGCTACGCCGCCAAGGGCATGGACCCCTGA
- a CDS encoding SsgA family sporulation/cell division regulator — translation MHPHVDVEASVHLRLVVADADAVPLPVSLRYSAADPYAVRAVFSGDGMEVEWVFARDLLRTGLISPVGDGDVHVWPSWGTGRELLMISLTSPDGQAVLEAAADDVRAFLDRTAAVVPDGEESAHLDLESTLARLLS, via the coding sequence ATGCACCCGCACGTGGACGTCGAGGCGTCGGTCCATCTTCGCCTGGTCGTCGCTGACGCCGACGCGGTGCCGCTGCCCGTCAGCCTTCGGTACAGCGCCGCCGACCCGTACGCCGTCCGCGCCGTGTTCTCCGGCGACGGCATGGAGGTCGAGTGGGTCTTCGCCCGCGATCTGCTGCGTACCGGCCTGATCTCCCCCGTCGGCGACGGGGACGTTCACGTCTGGCCCTCCTGGGGTACCGGCCGCGAGCTGCTGATGATCTCGCTGACCTCCCCTGACGGCCAGGCCGTGCTCGAGGCCGCTGCGGACGACGTCCGTGCCTTCCTCGACCGCACCGCTGCCGTGGTGCCGGACGGCGAGGAGAGCGCCCACCTCGACCTGGAGTCCACGCTCGCTCGACTGCTCTCCTGA
- a CDS encoding TIGR02611 family protein produces the protein MIGHAYRVTVGIVGAAVVIVGLLMVPFPGPGWFVVILGLLILGSEFVWARRLLGVVRVQVRAWTEWMGRQSWYVRLAVGLATAAFVGLVLYLTARFIGLPTWIPGQIVPPLPGLEQYSDWN, from the coding sequence GTGATCGGTCATGCATACAGAGTGACGGTTGGGATCGTTGGGGCGGCGGTGGTGATCGTCGGACTACTGATGGTGCCCTTCCCGGGGCCCGGCTGGTTCGTCGTGATCCTAGGGTTGCTGATCTTGGGATCCGAGTTCGTCTGGGCACGGCGACTGCTCGGCGTCGTCCGGGTGCAGGTGCGTGCCTGGACCGAGTGGATGGGGCGGCAGTCCTGGTACGTGCGGCTGGCGGTGGGGCTCGCCACGGCCGCGTTCGTCGGCCTGGTGCTGTACCTGACGGCGCGATTCATCGGCTTGCCGACGTGGATTCCCGGCCAGATCGTCCCGCCGCTGCCCGGGCTGGAGCAGTACAGCGACTGGAATTGA
- a CDS encoding type II toxin-antitoxin system VapC family toxin, whose amino-acid sequence MQPVVLDTDVASLSHKGRLPGSLAGRLIGRRPVITFVTFGELAKWVEIRQWGARSRQELADWMSGIPVLPGDESVAATWGVLSAAASRRGRPRPVNDMWVAACCLTYDLPLATGNLKDYQDFVTNHGLRLLGVD is encoded by the coding sequence ATGCAGCCTGTGGTCCTGGACACCGACGTAGCGTCGTTGTCGCACAAGGGCAGACTGCCTGGGTCGCTGGCCGGTCGGCTGATCGGTCGACGTCCAGTGATCACCTTCGTGACGTTCGGGGAGCTGGCCAAATGGGTCGAGATCCGGCAATGGGGCGCTCGGAGCCGTCAAGAACTGGCGGACTGGATGTCGGGGATCCCTGTCCTGCCCGGCGATGAGTCTGTCGCGGCGACGTGGGGCGTGCTGTCGGCGGCGGCGTCGCGTCGGGGGCGCCCCCGGCCAGTGAACGACATGTGGGTTGCGGCCTGTTGCCTGACCTATGACTTGCCGCTGGCGACGGGAAACCTGAAGGACTATCAGGACTTCGTGACGAACCACGGCCTGCGCCTGCTCGGGGTCGACTGA
- a CDS encoding SpoIID/LytB domain-containing protein: MRAVALRAGGAAALVTIASVIVVASSARAQSPRSASAAAADTTVTVTGSGFGHGVGMSQFGALGMARAGASAGTILRHYYTGTTVAAHPDAMDLRVNVVDRGTSVELRTEAISRGGGAMHLVDGGRRVSALPPGSAVRVDVAGSRLAVTVTPPAGTARSFTTGALTVRWSGARGLRGPASALAVSSASANAASTSAKQRRYRYGVLQVLPVRRADSDAVTRVRLAAVLTLNLHREYLRGLAEVPQSWHSSALKAQVIAARTYALSDYRGGTSTACGGCHLWDDSRSQVYRGWDAERLAPRWVQAVTATQTSSRSALVVLHRGMPIRAYYSSSSGGRTRDARSAWGTAVPYLRGAPDPWSLTSGTNPKYARWHRTLPIAQVAAAFSLPDVASIVVSTRDRAGAAVAVTATSADGTRSTVSGTTLRSRLRLPAVWYHAFALS, from the coding sequence GTGAGGGCCGTCGCGCTGCGGGCAGGTGGCGCTGCAGCCCTGGTCACGATCGCCTCGGTCATCGTCGTCGCGTCGTCCGCGCGGGCGCAGAGCCCGCGATCGGCATCGGCCGCTGCGGCCGACACCACCGTGACCGTTACCGGCTCCGGGTTCGGGCACGGGGTCGGGATGTCGCAATTCGGTGCTCTCGGCATGGCCAGGGCCGGGGCGTCGGCGGGCACGATCCTGCGGCACTACTACACCGGCACCACCGTCGCCGCTCACCCGGACGCCATGGACCTGCGGGTCAACGTGGTCGACCGCGGAACCTCGGTCGAGCTGCGTACCGAGGCGATCTCTCGCGGGGGCGGCGCGATGCACCTCGTGGACGGCGGACGGCGAGTGAGCGCGCTGCCGCCGGGCAGCGCCGTCCGGGTCGACGTGGCCGGCAGTCGGCTCGCCGTGACGGTGACCCCGCCGGCCGGCACGGCTCGATCGTTCACCACCGGCGCCCTGACCGTTCGCTGGTCCGGCGCCCGCGGGCTGCGCGGGCCGGCCAGCGCGCTCGCGGTGTCGTCGGCCAGCGCGAACGCAGCGTCGACGTCGGCCAAACAGCGGCGGTACCGGTACGGCGTCCTGCAGGTGCTGCCGGTGCGACGGGCCGACTCGGACGCCGTGACCCGGGTGCGTCTCGCGGCGGTCCTCACGCTCAACCTGCATCGGGAGTACCTGCGCGGGCTCGCCGAGGTGCCGCAGTCGTGGCACAGCTCAGCATTGAAGGCGCAGGTGATCGCAGCACGGACGTACGCGCTGAGCGACTACCGCGGCGGCACCTCGACAGCATGCGGCGGCTGCCATCTGTGGGACGACTCGCGCAGCCAGGTCTACCGCGGCTGGGACGCCGAACGCCTCGCCCCCCGCTGGGTGCAGGCGGTCACCGCGACGCAGACCTCGTCCCGCAGCGCCCTCGTGGTGCTCCACCGGGGCATGCCGATCCGTGCCTACTACTCCTCCTCATCCGGTGGGCGAACCCGCGACGCGCGGTCGGCGTGGGGAACGGCGGTGCCCTACCTGCGCGGCGCGCCCGACCCGTGGAGCCTCACCAGTGGCACCAACCCCAAGTACGCCCGGTGGCACCGCACGCTGCCGATCGCCCAGGTGGCCGCGGCCTTCTCACTGCCGGACGTCGCCTCGATCGTCGTCAGCACGCGGGATCGCGCCGGGGCGGCGGTCGCGGTGACCGCGACCTCCGCTGACGGCACCCGGTCCACGGTCAGCGGGACGACGTTGCGCTCACGCCTGCGGCTACCGGCCGTCTGGTATCACGCGTTCGCGCTGTCCTGA
- a CDS encoding PadR family transcriptional regulator, translated as MVDAPPEQLGKLEQDLRKGVLVLAVLSQLQTRQYGYSLRQALAGRGMPIEEGTLYPLLRRLEGQGLLASEWQIEDGPPRRYYVLSTPGIEAFRALSAAWGSLTSVVDRLLQEED; from the coding sequence ATGGTAGATGCGCCCCCGGAGCAGCTGGGCAAGCTCGAACAGGACCTGCGCAAGGGCGTTCTGGTGCTGGCCGTGCTCTCCCAGCTGCAGACGCGGCAGTACGGCTACTCGCTGCGCCAGGCGCTCGCCGGGCGCGGTATGCCGATCGAGGAGGGCACGCTCTACCCGCTGCTGCGGCGCCTGGAGGGTCAGGGACTGCTCGCCTCCGAGTGGCAGATCGAGGATGGCCCGCCGCGCCGCTACTACGTGCTGAGCACCCCGGGGATCGAGGCCTTCCGCGCCTTGAGTGCCGCCTGGGGATCGCTGACATCGGTCGTGGATCGCTTACTGCAGGAAGAGGACTGA
- the rbsD gene encoding D-ribose pyranase: MKQDGIIHAELSGLIARLGHTDKVVVADRGLPLPRALPVVDLALVPGILDFRTVLDALLEEIVIEAHLVATEAGGGPVAQWLEERSDRLGRLKAVPHEEFKLALPDTVFAIRTGEQTPYANVVLRCGVPF; encoded by the coding sequence ATGAAGCAGGACGGGATCATCCACGCCGAGCTGAGCGGGTTGATCGCTCGACTGGGGCACACCGACAAGGTGGTGGTGGCCGACCGTGGTCTGCCGCTCCCGCGTGCTTTGCCGGTGGTCGATCTGGCGCTGGTGCCCGGGATTCTCGACTTTCGCACCGTGCTCGACGCCTTGCTCGAGGAGATCGTGATCGAGGCCCACCTGGTGGCCACCGAGGCCGGTGGCGGCCCGGTCGCGCAGTGGCTGGAGGAACGCTCCGATCGACTGGGCCGGCTCAAGGCCGTGCCCCACGAGGAGTTCAAGCTCGCCCTGCCCGACACGGTCTTCGCCATCCGCACCGGCGAACAGACCCCCTACGCGAACGTGGTGTTGCGCTGTGGCGTCCCGTTCTGA
- a CDS encoding SAM-dependent methyltransferase: protein MTNAGTAPAPFIDTSQVSAARLYDYLLGGKDNYEIDRQAAERLLEVAPYMRDLAQANRGFLRRAIDMMVGERGVRQLIDIGAGIPTSPSVHELARTLDDAVTVAYLDNDAVALAHNRALLSTATGTITLAHDVRDPEAILADAELHRLIDVDRPVGLLFIAVLHFVGIDEAPALVARLRDAVPVGSCLAISAVSRDGSDPTTVAVAESMYQNSSASLYVRDHAEVEALFEGFELTEPLADITQWRNPSGTTLPLRALCGVGVKI from the coding sequence TTGACCAACGCCGGAACTGCCCCCGCGCCGTTCATCGACACCAGCCAGGTGAGTGCCGCGCGGCTGTACGACTATCTGCTCGGCGGCAAGGACAACTACGAGATCGACCGCCAGGCCGCCGAACGATTGCTCGAGGTCGCGCCGTACATGCGTGACCTGGCTCAGGCGAACCGGGGATTCCTGCGGCGGGCGATCGACATGATGGTCGGCGAGCGCGGCGTGCGGCAGCTGATCGACATCGGCGCCGGCATCCCCACCTCGCCGAGTGTCCACGAACTCGCCCGGACGCTGGACGACGCCGTGACGGTGGCCTACCTCGACAACGACGCGGTGGCACTGGCCCACAATCGCGCGTTGCTCAGCACCGCCACCGGCACGATCACGTTGGCTCACGATGTGCGCGACCCCGAGGCCATCCTGGCGGACGCCGAGTTGCATCGCCTGATCGACGTCGACCGGCCGGTGGGGCTGCTCTTCATCGCCGTGCTGCACTTCGTCGGCATCGACGAGGCGCCCGCCCTGGTCGCCCGCCTGCGCGACGCCGTCCCGGTGGGTAGCTGTCTGGCGATCTCGGCCGTGAGCCGCGACGGCAGTGACCCGACCACCGTGGCGGTCGCCGAGTCCATGTACCAGAACTCGTCGGCCTCCCTGTACGTCCGCGATCACGCCGAGGTGGAAGCGCTCTTCGAGGGGTTCGAGCTGACCGAACCCCTCGCGGACATCACCCAGTGGCGCAATCCGTCCGGGACCACCCTGCCGTTGCGGGCACTGTGCGGGGTGGGCGTCAAGATCTGA
- a CDS encoding proline racemase family protein, with protein MSLASTPQQTIEPTARRVRTVDYHTGGEPFRIVLDGVPEIPGTTVLDRRAYASTHDEVDVVRRLLCQEPRGHADMYGCFLVPPNPVAEGELPAHLAVLFWHKDGYSTACGHGTIALGAWAVHSGLVAAEPDGETEVRIDVPSGRVIARVRCTGGRVSAVTFRNVPSWVVARSVPVPTSRGHVTVDVAYGGAIYATLPAAAVGLAVTPEHYGELIAIGREIKWALNEHEVARHPSDERLSGIYGTILVDDLGELETGPHQRNVTVFADGEVDRSPCGSGTSARLALLAAEGRVGGNKVLTHDSIVGSRFIGRVVSSAHDGVRQVVVPEVTGTAFRTGEHTFVLDPDDDLGTGFVLR; from the coding sequence ATGTCCCTCGCCTCGACCCCACAGCAGACAATCGAGCCCACCGCCCGCCGGGTGCGCACCGTCGACTATCACACCGGCGGCGAGCCGTTCCGGATCGTGCTGGACGGCGTGCCCGAGATCCCGGGCACCACGGTGCTCGACCGCCGCGCGTATGCCTCGACCCACGACGAGGTGGACGTCGTCCGGCGGTTGCTCTGCCAGGAACCGCGCGGCCATGCCGACATGTACGGCTGCTTCCTGGTGCCCCCGAACCCGGTGGCGGAGGGTGAGCTGCCCGCTCACCTGGCCGTGCTGTTCTGGCACAAGGACGGCTACTCCACGGCCTGCGGACACGGCACCATCGCGCTCGGGGCGTGGGCGGTGCACTCGGGTCTGGTGGCGGCCGAGCCGGACGGCGAGACCGAGGTGCGCATCGACGTCCCGTCGGGGCGGGTGATCGCCCGAGTGCGGTGCACCGGGGGTCGGGTCAGCGCCGTGACGTTTCGCAACGTGCCGTCGTGGGTGGTGGCCCGGTCGGTTCCGGTGCCGACCTCGCGGGGTCACGTCACGGTCGACGTCGCCTACGGCGGGGCGATCTACGCCACGCTGCCCGCCGCGGCAGTGGGGCTCGCGGTCACTCCCGAGCACTATGGCGAGCTGATCGCGATCGGGCGCGAGATCAAGTGGGCCTTGAACGAGCACGAGGTGGCGCGTCACCCGAGTGACGAACGCCTGTCCGGCATCTACGGGACGATCCTGGTCGACGACCTCGGCGAGCTGGAAACCGGCCCCCACCAACGGAATGTGACGGTGTTCGCGGACGGCGAGGTGGACCGCTCACCGTGCGGGTCGGGAACTTCGGCCCGGCTGGCGCTGCTCGCCGCCGAGGGCCGTGTCGGTGGCAACAAGGTGCTGACGCACGATTCGATCGTGGGTTCGCGGTTCATCGGGCGGGTGGTGTCGAGCGCGCACGACGGGGTGCGTCAGGTCGTCGTCCCTGAGGTCACCGGGACGGCGTTTCGCACCGGCGAACACACGTTCGTCCTCGATCCGGACGACGATCTCGGGACGGGTTTCGTGTTGCGCTGA
- a CDS encoding cobyric acid synthase yields the protein MAGRVGAMGSLLVAGTTSDAGKSVLTAGICRWLHRDGVSVAPFKAQNMSNNSVVTADGGEIGRAQGLQAAACGLEPEVAMNPILLKPGGETHSHLLVRGRPDGEVTAMSYPQRRDHLRGVVLASFDELAARHDVVVCEGAGGAAEINLRRYDLVNLGLARERDIPVVVVGDIERGGVFAALFGTVALLEPADQALVAGFVINRFRGDVRLLEPGPAMLERLTGRPVLGVLPWLRGLTLDVEDSQSLDLAPPLAGPPLGRDTLTVVAIHLPRTSNATDVDALATEPGVQVRWTTSPGALAEADLVVLPGSRATVADLGWLHERGLADALTARAASGGAILGICGGYQMLARTITDRVESAAGEVAGLGLLPAVVEFTTAKTVRRVSGEALGEMVDTGYEIHHGQVRVDDGARAFLDGCRHGNTWGTTWHAALESNAFRRAFLQQVAGTAGRDFVPAPDTDLAAVRARRLDVLADLVADHLDVDRLRRLIEDGAPPGLPVVPPAGP from the coding sequence ATGGCTGGCAGAGTAGGGGCGATGGGATCGCTGCTGGTGGCCGGAACCACCTCGGACGCCGGCAAGAGCGTGCTCACGGCGGGAATCTGCCGGTGGCTGCATCGTGACGGCGTCTCGGTGGCGCCGTTCAAGGCCCAGAACATGTCCAACAACTCCGTGGTGACCGCCGACGGCGGCGAGATCGGCCGGGCCCAGGGGCTGCAGGCTGCCGCCTGCGGGCTCGAGCCCGAGGTCGCGATGAACCCGATCCTGCTCAAGCCCGGGGGCGAGACGCACAGCCACCTGCTGGTGCGGGGCCGGCCCGACGGCGAGGTCACGGCGATGAGCTACCCGCAGCGTCGCGATCATCTGCGCGGCGTGGTGCTGGCCTCGTTCGACGAGCTGGCGGCGCGTCACGACGTCGTGGTCTGCGAGGGGGCCGGGGGAGCGGCCGAGATCAACCTGCGCCGCTACGACCTGGTGAACCTGGGGCTGGCCCGTGAGCGGGACATCCCGGTGGTCGTGGTCGGCGACATCGAGCGCGGGGGTGTGTTCGCGGCCCTGTTCGGCACGGTGGCCCTGCTCGAACCGGCCGATCAGGCGCTCGTGGCGGGCTTCGTCATCAACCGGTTTCGGGGCGACGTACGGTTGCTCGAGCCCGGCCCGGCGATGCTGGAACGGCTGACCGGTCGGCCGGTGCTGGGCGTGCTGCCCTGGCTGCGTGGCCTGACGCTGGACGTCGAGGACTCGCAATCGCTCGACCTCGCGCCGCCACTCGCCGGGCCGCCCCTCGGGCGCGACACCCTGACCGTGGTCGCGATCCACCTGCCGCGCACCTCCAATGCCACGGATGTCGATGCCCTTGCCACCGAGCCCGGGGTGCAGGTGCGCTGGACGACGTCCCCCGGTGCGCTGGCCGAGGCCGACCTGGTCGTGCTGCCCGGGAGCCGGGCCACGGTGGCCGATCTGGGGTGGCTGCACGAGCGCGGTCTGGCCGACGCGCTCACGGCGCGCGCGGCGTCCGGCGGGGCGATCCTGGGCATCTGCGGGGGCTATCAGATGCTGGCCCGCACCATCACCGACCGGGTCGAGTCCGCCGCCGGTGAGGTGGCCGGCCTGGGCTTGCTGCCCGCCGTGGTGGAGTTCACCACGGCCAAGACCGTGCGCCGGGTCAGCGGTGAGGCCCTCGGTGAGATGGTCGACACCGGGTACGAGATCCACCACGGGCAGGTCAGGGTGGACGACGGTGCGAGGGCCTTCCTCGACGGGTGCCGCCACGGCAACACCTGGGGCACGACCTGGCACGCCGCGCTGGAGAGCAATGCGTTTCGGCGCGCCTTCCTGCAGCAGGTCGCGGGCACGGCGGGGCGCGACTTCGTCCCCGCCCCGGACACCGATCTGGCGGCGGTGCGCGCTCGGCGGCTCGACGTCCTGGCTGATCTGGTCGCCGATCACCTGGACGTCGACCGGCTTCGCCGGTTGATCGAGGACGGCGCGCCCCCCGGCCTGCCGGTGGTGCCCCCCGCCGGCCCCTGA
- a CDS encoding trypsin-like peptidase domain-containing protein, with protein sequence MAPRSVTVPPLRRASSWHAVVLALSAGLGLSALIGLGVAAPAHAASTPTPTASSAPAPSGAVSWSPEAPATPATLLAAKTFPGVQLIQTDYSATVSVAEPQLNQTAVDALFQRLLKQAQAGVIEASQDAVIEAVVADIVRTPFRYFESTKRIFTDDGALSSVGTGWVITPDGYIVTAAHVVEAEKTELQTQFARTTLSGMNTRFVKSLADSDTPFTADQLDRLSAAMTTWLAKNVAVSDVTMKVSAQVGVGASKTPQEHPATVVAVGEPFPGKDVALLKIEGQTAMPTLALGNDADVTTGSTLYVVGYPAASTFLAGMSLDSQLQPTVTQGPLSAVKSTKDGMPVFQTQAPASPGNSGGPVLDELGKVVGVLVAGAVGPDGVAVAGQEFVVPVSVVREQLAEKSVAPAASRTSTLYAQAVDAYYRQEYSGALAQFRTVIELYPGHPYAAQFIDKSQAAIAAGQDKTPAGSAGRSADLPSWLLPAGAGVGVLALASVGVGGVMARRRNRRPAVIALPDQGQLPWPMPYPPNHPPQQPQTQYPPQQQYPPQHQYPPQQYPPQQYPQQQYPPPQQQYPPPQQGAPGPGWPGVQPPPAQPQPPAQRTPSPPPPPGQGG encoded by the coding sequence GTGGCCCCACGATCCGTGACCGTCCCGCCGCTGCGGCGAGCCAGCTCCTGGCACGCCGTCGTCCTGGCCCTGTCAGCGGGCCTCGGCCTGTCCGCGCTGATCGGCCTCGGTGTCGCCGCTCCGGCACACGCTGCGAGCACGCCGACCCCCACCGCCTCGAGCGCGCCGGCGCCGTCCGGAGCGGTGTCGTGGTCGCCTGAGGCGCCCGCCACCCCGGCCACCTTGCTGGCGGCCAAGACGTTCCCGGGGGTGCAGCTGATCCAGACCGACTACAGCGCCACGGTCTCGGTGGCCGAGCCGCAGCTGAACCAGACGGCGGTCGACGCCCTGTTCCAGCGATTGCTGAAGCAAGCCCAGGCCGGGGTGATCGAGGCCAGCCAGGACGCGGTGATCGAGGCCGTGGTGGCCGACATCGTGCGCACCCCGTTCCGCTACTTCGAGTCGACCAAGCGGATCTTCACTGACGACGGTGCCCTGTCGAGCGTCGGTACCGGCTGGGTGATCACGCCGGACGGCTACATCGTCACCGCGGCGCATGTGGTCGAGGCCGAGAAGACCGAGCTGCAGACGCAGTTCGCCCGAACCACGCTGAGCGGCATGAACACCCGCTTCGTCAAGTCACTGGCCGACAGTGACACCCCGTTCACGGCCGACCAACTCGACCGGCTCAGCGCGGCCATGACCACCTGGCTGGCCAAGAACGTGGCCGTCAGCGATGTGACGATGAAGGTGAGCGCGCAGGTGGGGGTCGGGGCCTCCAAGACCCCGCAGGAGCACCCGGCCACCGTCGTCGCCGTGGGTGAACCGTTCCCCGGCAAGGACGTCGCGCTGCTCAAGATCGAGGGCCAGACGGCGATGCCGACGCTGGCTCTGGGCAACGACGCCGACGTCACGACGGGATCGACGTTGTATGTCGTGGGCTATCCGGCCGCGTCGACGTTCCTGGCGGGCATGTCGCTGGACTCGCAGTTGCAGCCGACGGTCACCCAGGGGCCGCTGTCGGCGGTCAAGAGCACCAAGGACGGCATGCCGGTCTTCCAGACCCAGGCCCCGGCGAGCCCGGGCAACTCCGGTGGACCGGTGCTGGACGAGCTCGGCAAGGTCGTCGGGGTGCTCGTCGCCGGGGCCGTCGGGCCGGACGGGGTCGCCGTGGCCGGACAGGAGTTCGTGGTGCCGGTCAGCGTTGTGCGAGAACAACTCGCCGAGAAGTCGGTGGCGCCCGCCGCGAGTCGGACCAGCACCCTGTACGCGCAAGCGGTCGATGCCTACTACCGCCAGGAGTACTCGGGGGCGCTCGCGCAATTCCGTACCGTGATCGAGCTCTACCCGGGCCACCCGTACGCCGCGCAGTTCATCGACAAGAGCCAGGCAGCGATCGCTGCGGGACAGGACAAGACCCCGGCCGGCTCGGCCGGACGATCGGCGGATCTGCCGAGTTGGTTGCTGCCTGCGGGGGCCGGGGTCGGCGTCCTCGCGCTGGCCTCGGTAGGTGTGGGCGGGGTGATGGCGCGCCGTCGCAACCGTCGTCCCGCGGTGATCGCGCTGCCGGATCAGGGACAGCTGCCCTGGCCGATGCCCTATCCGCCGAACCACCCGCCGCAGCAGCCTCAGACGCAGTACCCGCCTCAGCAGCAGTACCCACCGCAACACCAGTACCCACCACAGCAGTACCCACCACAGCAGTACCCCCAGCAGCAGTACCCGCCGCCCCAGCAGCAGTACCCGCCGCCCCAGCAGGGTGCACCGGGGCCGGGGTGGCCCGGCGTCCAGCCACCGCCGGCCCAGCCGCAACCGCCGGCCCAACGGACGCCGTCCCCGCCGCCGCCACCCGGCCAGGGCGGCTGA